In Bacteroidales bacterium, the genomic window GTCAAGGTGGTGAACTCATGTTTCTTGGTAATGCTCGCCTGACGGATATCGCTGATAGCGAAAGCGGCCTGCGCCAGCTTTGCCACCTCCAGCGCGGTGGAAACGTTGCCGTTATCCAGCCCGACCGGATCCTTGAATGCCGTGTTGGCCAGCCCCAGTTCGACAGCCTTGTCGTTCATTTTCTTTACAAAAGCCTCCAACCCCAAGCCGGCAGAATTGACCAAGGCGACCGTCTCGGTATTGCCGGAGGCGACGAGGCTCAAATAAAATAAATCCTTAACTTTAACTTTTTCACCGACTGCAAAATAAGCCTTACTGCCCTCGCGGCGATCCTCTTCTCTGATTTGATAAACGAGTTCCCAACCCGGATTGTGTTCAAGAAAAACCAGCGCGGTCATCAGTTTGGTGATGCTGGCGATTGGCCTGACGCGGTCGCTGTTCTTTTGAAACAAAACCGCGCCAGTGGCAGAATCAATCACGACTCCGTTTTCAGTCGCCAATTTATAGTCAGTTGAAGTGGCGCGAGTCGGTATCAGGCTGGCTTTATCGCGCGCCGCCGGCAAATGATTGGCTGCAAAATTATCTACCGGGCGCGCCGCGGCTTGTAGCGGCAAAAAATTTCTGCCCGCCTCGCGCGCCACCTCGGCCACGCGCGTCTCCAACTGACCTTTAACACCATAATTATCGTATAGCATTGCCAGTATCGGGTTGGTCTTGGCCAGATCAAAGTTTACCGTCCACAAATAGGTTGTCAGGCTGAATAAGATTGAAATCAACATAGTTTAAATCAAGTTTTCTAGCGGGGCAAGCACCATTAGACGACCGAAAATTAAAACTTAAAACGGAACTATCAACTTTAAATATTCTTACTCATATCGTCTAACGGGGCAAGCACCCGGTCAATCGTATCGTCCTGGCTTAATTTTTCATAATCAGGCAGTTGTTTCAAGTCTGCCAGCCCGAGGAAGCGGACAAAATCCATCGTCACCGTGTAATAGGTCTCATTCTTGGTTTTATCGGCTTTGGCCTCAATTAAGCCGCGAATCAGCAGGTTCCGTAAAATCAAACTGCAATTGACGCCGCGGATGCGGTCCAAATCAATCTTGCTTACGGGACCGCGATAGGCGATAATCGTGAGCGCCTCCAGGCTCGGCCGCGAGAGCTCTCCCGTGGTTTCATCTTTAATATATTCCTGGATCAGCCTGGCATTCTCGGGCGAGCTAACCAGCTGAAAGCTGGTCCCATTCTTGATCACCCGGAGGCCTTTTTTGTTTTCCTGATACTGCGCCACCAGCTCCTCGCCGGCCGCCTCCACCTCTTTAGCGCCCGCCTTCATCAGCTCAGCCAAATTCTTCGCCGACATCGGCTTGGCGGAGATGAATAATAAAGATTCAATGCTTGATTTAATATTCATAAAAAATATTTGATAAATCTTGTTTTATTTATAACGTTTTTTTAATTTCTAATTTCCAATTCCTAATTTCTAATTAATGTCCAATTCATAAATTACCAACCAAGAATCAAGCTCTAGTATTGGACATTAGACATTGATGATTTATTAGATATTAGATATTAGGAATTAGAAATTCTATTTATCTCTATCTCCCCAAACAGCTCCGTCTGCTCCACCGCCACTTCTTTTTGCTTAATCAGCTCCAACATGGCGAGAAAACTGACGACAATCTCGGTCTTGGACTGGGCAAATTTTATTATTTTTGAAAACCGAACCATAATGCGTTCAAACAAACTTCCCCTGATCTGGGCAATCTTATCATCAATGCTGATTTTTGGCTCTAGTATTTTTTCGTCCAAATCCATCTCTGCCGGCCTGATCCGGCCAAGCAAATCGTTAAAAACCAGCGCCAGATCCGGCGCGGTAAGTTTTTTGGGCGGCGCAAAAAAATTATCGCCAGAAAAAAGCACCTTGCGATTGAACGGCCGGGAAAACATAAATCGCTTCCTGCCGATAATCGCCTGCACTTTTTTAGTTGCCGTCAAAAATTCCTGATACATCTTCAGCTGATTTTCAAACTCCTTAATATCCTCTTCCTCTTCCGGAAACAGATACGGCAAAAGAGCCTTGGATTTGATCAGAATCAAGCGCGCCGCCACCACCAAAAAATCAGCCATCTCTTCCGGGTCAATATTTTGGGCCTGCCTGATATACTCAATATATTGATCGGCGATTTTCGCCAAACTGATCTGGGTAATATCCAACTCCTCCTGCTCAATCAGTTGCAGCAGGAGCGCCAGCGGCCCGTCAAATTTTTCCAATTTAAAAACCATCTCTAATTCATCGCGAATTTATCGCGAATTGTTACGAATTACTTGAATTAATTATTCTTTTATACTCCAATTTATTCCCTCTAAAATTTACTAAAATCCCCAGCCGTAAATTTTTTGCCTTGAGATACGCTAAAACCTGTCTAACATCGTCATAACTAAACCTCATAACTGTTTTTAGCTCTACAATAAT contains:
- a CDS encoding serine hydrolase: MLISILFSLTTYLWTVNFDLAKTNPILAMLYDNYGVKGQLETRVAEVAREAGRNFLPLQAAARPVDNFAANHLPAARDKASLIPTRATSTDYKLATENGVVIDSATGAVLFQKNSDRVRPIASITKLMTALVFLEHNPGWELVYQIREEDRREGSKAYFAVGEKVKVKDLFYLSLVASGNTETVALVNSAGLGLEAFVKKMNDKAVELGLANTAFKDPVGLDNGNVSTALEVAKLAQAAFAISDIRQASITKKHEFTTLTGNKITVENTDKLLDRFASDSQLKIIGGKTGYTDEAGGSLASKFNNQAGKEIISVVLGGADRSSRFSETRGLVEWIYENYRWPD
- the scpB gene encoding SMC-Scp complex subunit ScpB → MNIKSSIESLLFISAKPMSAKNLAELMKAGAKEVEAAGEELVAQYQENKKGLRVIKNGTSFQLVSSPENARLIQEYIKDETTGELSRPSLEALTIIAYRGPVSKIDLDRIRGVNCSLILRNLLIRGLIEAKADKTKNETYYTVTMDFVRFLGLADLKQLPDYEKLSQDDTIDRVLAPLDDMSKNI
- a CDS encoding segregation/condensation protein A, whose translation is MEKFDGPLALLLQLIEQEELDITQISLAKIADQYIEYIRQAQNIDPEEMADFLVVAARLILIKSKALLPYLFPEEEEDIKEFENQLKMYQEFLTATKKVQAIIGRKRFMFSRPFNRKVLFSGDNFFAPPKKLTAPDLALVFNDLLGRIRPAEMDLDEKILEPKISIDDKIAQIRGSLFERIMVRFSKIIKFAQSKTEIVVSFLAMLELIKQKEVAVEQTELFGEIEINRISNS